One genomic window of Nicotiana sylvestris chromosome 10, ASM39365v2, whole genome shotgun sequence includes the following:
- the LOC138880129 gene encoding uncharacterized protein, giving the protein MKKYADKHRRPLEFRVGEKVLLKLTPQIWKKIDSRVRHRALVSRYDGPFEVAAKVGEVAYRLILPERMKIHPTFHVSFLKPYVDDPEDPERHKTKRAPPEMCTQLEEKIEKVLDHKILGMHKKNMRTEFLIQWKGKPEADATWERGVSLWQYEHQVADYLKSVSTRTSSSTSGGGLLAPNVET; this is encoded by the coding sequence ATGAAGAAGTATGCTGACAAACACAGGCGTCCACTAGAGTTCAGGGTGGGTGAAAAGGTGTTGTTAAAACTTACTCCACAGATTTGGAAAAAGATTGACAGCCGGGTTAGGCACAGAGCCTTGGTTTCAAGGTATGATGGTCCTTTTGAAGTTGCTGCGAAAGTTGGTGAAGTTGCTTACCGACTAATTCTGCCAGAGAGAATGAAAATACATCCAACTTTCCATGTGAGTTTTCTGAAGCCTTATGTTGATGATCCCGAAGATCCGGAACGGCACAAAACAAAGAGAGCTCCTCCTGAGATGTGCACTCAGCTAGAGGAAAAGATAGAGAAAGTGCTTGACCACAAAATTCTTGGGATGCATAAGAAGAATATGCGGACAGAATTCTTGATACAGTGGAAAGGAAAGCCCGAGGCAGATGCGACTTGGGAGAGGGGTGTTTCATTATGGCAGTACGAACATCAAGTAGCGGACTACTTGAAATCAGTCTCGACGAGGACGTCGAGTTCAACTAGTGGGGGTGGTTTGTTAGCCCCTAATGTTGAGACATGA
- the LOC104228634 gene encoding protein RETARDED ROOT GROWTH, mitochondrial: MGRWRAATNFVARIIAAKSRSIPQNPLHKIHIFSSLASVPPRIQFLNFRSFSAAPATYPQYVDDFEYNNNLHKLDDDEEIGKIPVKAYFLCTSIDLKRMQAENSADVLPSSSRSPNHIALRFFNLLSQNSARGFGEKTNSCSYMVVFQYGSTVLFNVEDDDVEYYLQIVRRYASGLLREMKKDDYAVKEKPLLVEDMQGGADHIVLKKLDTDSIRIIGSVLGQSIALDYFVSQVDGMVEEFAGINREMEKTGTFTMDRKKLFQLVGKANSNIADVILKVGIFERSEIAWRDAKYAQILEYLREEYEVSQRFGNLNFKLKFVEHNIHFLQEVLQNRKSDLLEWCIIVLLAVENVVCIYEIVRDSTAIPM, translated from the exons ATGGGGAGATGGAGAGCTGCTACTAATTTTGTAGCTCGAATTATTGCAGCCAAATCTAGATCAATCCCTCAAAACCCACTTCACAAAATCCACATATTTTCGTCATTAGCTTCAGTACCACCCAGAATTCAATTCTTGAATTTCAGGTCATTTTCTGCAGCACCAGCTACATATCCACAATATGTGGATGATTTTGAGTATAACAACAACCTCCATAAGCTTGACGATGATGAGGAAATTGGAAAAATTCCCGTTAAAGCTTACTTCCTTTGCACCAG TATTGATTTGAAGCGCATGCAAGCTGAAAATTCAGCAGATGTTCTTCCGTCATCGTCCCGCTCACCGAATCATATAGCCCTCAGATTTTTCAATCTTCTATCACAAAATTCT GCCCGTGGATTTGGGGAAAAGACAAATAGTTGCAGTTATATGGTTGTGTTCCAGTATGGTTCAACTGTATTATTCAATGTGGAGGACGATGATGTTGAGTACTACTTGCAAATTGTGAGAAGATATGCATCTGGGTTGCTTCGTGAGATGAAAAAAGATG ATTATGCTGTAAAAGAGAAACCATTGCTGGTTGAGGATATGCAGGGAGGTGCAGATCACATAGTTCTGAAAAAGTTGGACACAGATAGTATTCGTATAATTGGCAGTGTGCTTGGACAAAGCATTGCCCTTGATTACTTTGTCTCACAG GTTGATGGTATGGTTGAAGAGTTTGCTGGGATAAATCGGGAAATGGAGAAAACGGGCACTTTCACAATGGACAGAAAGAAATTGTTTCAACTTGTGGGCAAGGCTAATTCAAATATAGCTGATGTGATTTTGAAAGTAGGTATCTTTGAAAG GTCTGAAATTGCTTGGAGAGATGCAAAATATGCTCAGATACTGGAGTACCTTCGGGAGGAATATGAGGTCTCACAACGTTTCGGGAACCTCAACTTCAAACTAAAGTTTGTCGAG CATAACATTCATTTTCTTCAGGAAGTTCTTCAAAATAGGAAGTCAGATCTGCTAGAATGGTGCATCATCGTCTTGTTGGCCGTAGAGAATGTAGTATGCATATATGAGATTGTTCGGGATTCAACTGCAATTCCCATGTGA